The Blautia obeum ATCC 29174 region ACATGATATTCGGACGGTCATTAATGTATGTTGGACAGCTAATAAAGAAACGATGGATCGAATCGCAGGTTATCCTCTTCGCTACAGACCTACAAACAGTGAGTTTGTAGATATGCTGGCATATTATCTCATCCAGACAGAACTGGATGCAGAAAATGCAATTGAGGAAGCCAAAAAGAATCTTACAGCCTGTCAAAATCCAATCGATGTTTTTGAAAAAATTTCGGAACTGCAGAATCCCATGTGATTTCAGGGTGTCTGTCCAGAAGAAATGTATCGGAAGAAATTCCGGTCGTACAGAATAATTCGTTGTTTTTATATTGAAGGTTTAAATTTAATCCGCGAATCTGATCAGTAGAAATCTGGAAAGAAGAATCTGCAA contains the following coding sequences:
- a CDS encoding sporulation initiation factor Spo0A C-terminal domain-containing protein; protein product: MRKVYRLIRQLGMTSKYKGYYYVAEAVMMSMELQDYPIKITKDIYPYLAKKFKSTPVNIEHDIRTVINVCWTANKETMDRIAGYPLRYRPTNSEFVDMLAYYLIQTELDAENAIEEAKKNLTACQNPIDVFEKISELQNPM